From a single Cyclobacterium marinum DSM 745 genomic region:
- the aroB gene encoding 3-dehydroquinate synthase, translating to METIIFSSRIAQDLTRFLDSKKYSKLGVIMDSNTVKHCYPLVSTHLPEHSSFIFEAGEVNKTLDTCVKIWDWMTENSFDRKTLILNIGGGVTGDMGGFCASTYKRGIRFINLPTTLLSQVDASVGGKLGIDFKGFKNHIGVFNQPEGVLIGEEFLGTLPEPELRSGYAEVIKHGLIRNVNYFNSLKTENWQAQSWKDIISVSVGIKRDVVDKDPKEDGLRKILNFGHTIGHAVESYYLDTPFHLLHGEAIAIGMIAEAYLSHKFLRLPKEELGIIQENLLAVFGKIQIDKKGFDTIIDLCFQDKKNEGNALNFSLLKRIGECDFNIVVGREAVAEALDYYNQLSN from the coding sequence TTGGAAACAATTATATTTTCTTCCCGAATAGCACAGGATTTGACACGATTCCTTGATTCAAAAAAATACTCCAAACTTGGAGTTATCATGGACAGCAATACAGTCAAACACTGTTACCCTTTGGTTTCAACCCATCTTCCAGAACATTCAAGTTTTATATTTGAAGCAGGAGAAGTGAACAAAACCCTAGATACATGTGTGAAAATTTGGGATTGGATGACGGAGAATAGCTTTGACCGTAAAACCCTTATACTCAATATTGGGGGTGGAGTGACCGGAGATATGGGGGGCTTTTGTGCCAGTACTTATAAAAGAGGGATACGCTTTATTAATCTGCCAACTACCCTATTGTCTCAAGTGGATGCCAGTGTTGGAGGGAAGCTAGGAATTGATTTCAAAGGTTTCAAAAACCATATAGGTGTATTCAATCAGCCTGAAGGGGTTTTAATAGGAGAAGAGTTCTTGGGTACCCTTCCTGAGCCTGAACTGCGATCCGGCTATGCTGAAGTAATCAAGCATGGGCTGATTAGGAATGTAAACTATTTTAATAGCCTAAAAACCGAAAATTGGCAGGCTCAATCTTGGAAGGATATTATCTCTGTATCTGTAGGAATCAAAAGAGATGTTGTTGACAAGGACCCAAAAGAAGATGGTTTAAGAAAAATCTTAAATTTCGGCCATACCATAGGGCATGCTGTAGAGTCTTACTATCTTGATACCCCTTTCCATTTATTGCATGGGGAGGCCATAGCAATTGGCATGATCGCTGAAGCTTACCTTTCCCATAAATTTTTACGATTACCAAAGGAAGAACTTGGGATTATACAGGAGAATCTTTTGGCAGTATTTGGAAAAATTCAAATTGATAAAAAAGGCTTTGATACCATCATAGACCTGTGTTTCCAAGACAAGAAAAACGAAGGGAATGCGTTGAATTTTTCTCTGCTCAAAAGAATTGGAGAATGTGATTTCAATATAGTAGTAGGGAGAGAGGCAGTTGCAGAGGCCTTGGATTATTACAATCAATTGTCCAATTGA
- a CDS encoding 3-phosphoshikimate 1-carboxyvinyltransferase has translation MNTIVLPKKESFGQIQIPLPSSKSESNRVLIIDALTKGENKLSNLAEARDTQTMIRLLRDDPETLNVLDAGTTMRFLTAYAALNNKQKIMTGTPRMCERPIGILVDALRDLGANINYLKKEGYPPLSIEGFSGQKTSEIEIRGDVSSQYISALLMNAPLLPQGLVLNLTGKIGSRTYITMTLELMKEFGVDYIFEGSRIEIKPGAYVPTTFAVESDWSGASYWFSLLACADEGELFLKGLKADSLQGDAMIVGIMDQLGVQSEFQETGISLKKKEVRGLPSFDFTHCPDLAQTVAVTCALIGQTSEFSGLESLRIKETDRIDALQKELAKIGALLEERKEGVFTLVPATKLPAKVKVATYDDHRMAMAFMPLITKTALEIEEPDVVNKSYPSFWKHCALLGIQPKHSND, from the coding sequence ATGAATACTATTGTACTGCCTAAAAAAGAATCATTTGGTCAAATCCAAATACCATTGCCCTCCTCAAAAAGTGAAAGCAACAGGGTTTTAATCATTGATGCCCTTACCAAAGGAGAAAATAAACTGTCTAACCTTGCTGAAGCAAGGGATACCCAAACAATGATCCGGCTCCTAAGAGATGACCCGGAAACATTAAATGTGTTGGACGCCGGAACGACGATGCGGTTTTTGACAGCTTATGCAGCCTTAAATAACAAGCAAAAGATTATGACAGGTACTCCACGAATGTGTGAGCGACCCATTGGGATTTTGGTAGATGCCTTGAGAGATCTCGGTGCTAATATCAATTACCTCAAAAAGGAAGGCTACCCTCCATTGTCCATAGAAGGTTTTTCAGGTCAAAAAACAAGTGAGATAGAAATTAGAGGAGATGTAAGTAGTCAGTATATTTCTGCGTTGCTAATGAATGCCCCTTTATTACCGCAAGGATTGGTATTAAACCTTACCGGTAAAATTGGTTCGAGGACCTATATCACCATGACCTTGGAATTAATGAAGGAATTCGGTGTGGATTATATTTTTGAAGGAAGCAGAATTGAAATAAAGCCCGGTGCGTATGTTCCAACCACCTTTGCTGTAGAAAGCGATTGGTCGGGGGCAAGCTACTGGTTTAGCTTATTGGCCTGTGCAGATGAAGGTGAGCTTTTCCTTAAAGGACTTAAGGCAGATAGCTTACAGGGAGATGCTATGATTGTAGGGATAATGGACCAATTAGGCGTTCAAAGTGAATTTCAGGAGACTGGCATATCCCTTAAGAAAAAAGAAGTTCGTGGTTTGCCAAGCTTCGATTTTACACATTGCCCGGACTTGGCGCAGACAGTAGCTGTCACTTGTGCCTTAATAGGACAAACATCAGAGTTTTCAGGCTTGGAAAGTTTGAGGATTAAAGAAACGGACCGTATTGATGCCTTGCAAAAAGAATTGGCAAAAATTGGGGCTTTGTTGGAAGAACGAAAAGAGGGTGTTTTCACACTAGTACCCGCCACAAAATTACCTGCAAAGGTAAAAGTGGCTACATATGATGACCATAGGATGGCCATGGCATTTATGCCATTAATTACCAAAACTGCCTTGGAAATTGAAGAACCAGATGTGGTCAATAAATCCTATCCAAGTTTCTGGAAACATTGTGCTTTACTGGGTATTCAGCCAAAGCACAGTAATGACTAA
- a CDS encoding prephenate dehydratase, translated as MKIAIQGVLGSFHHQVAQQYFGEDIEVFGFNTFEEVAKSVASGAVDVAVMAIENSIAGAILPNYDIIDRHELYVADEYYLPISHNLMALPGQQLADIKEARSHPMALLQCKNFFAKHPGIQPIDDVDTAYIAKIISEQKIKGLAAVASVKAAEFYGLEMLAEDIQTIKNNFTRFIILQKDKPQHETTPTKASLKITIKNQKGGLAKLLTVLSDNDLDLTKIQSIPVMSKPWEYSFFIDTLIADEAKFNKAMELIATNYGAVKIFGTYQSRK; from the coding sequence ATGAAAATAGCAATACAGGGCGTTTTGGGCTCCTTTCACCATCAGGTTGCCCAGCAATATTTTGGAGAAGATATCGAGGTTTTTGGTTTCAATACTTTTGAAGAAGTAGCCAAAAGTGTTGCATCCGGAGCTGTGGATGTGGCTGTAATGGCCATAGAGAATTCAATTGCTGGTGCCATATTGCCCAATTATGACATCATCGATCGCCATGAACTTTACGTTGCTGATGAATATTATTTACCCATCTCTCATAATTTAATGGCGCTTCCTGGACAGCAACTTGCTGACATTAAAGAGGCCAGGTCACATCCAATGGCCTTGTTGCAATGCAAGAATTTCTTCGCAAAGCATCCGGGGATTCAACCTATCGATGATGTGGACACGGCCTATATCGCAAAGATCATTTCCGAACAAAAAATAAAAGGTTTGGCTGCAGTGGCAAGCGTGAAAGCTGCAGAATTTTATGGTTTGGAAATGTTGGCTGAAGACATTCAGACCATAAAAAATAATTTTACAAGGTTTATCATTCTGCAAAAGGACAAACCCCAACATGAAACAACTCCTACTAAAGCAAGCCTAAAAATCACCATAAAAAATCAAAAAGGTGGTCTTGCAAAACTGCTCACTGTATTGAGTGACAATGACCTTGATTTAACAAAAATACAATCTATACCGGTGATGAGTAAGCCGTGGGAATATTCATTTTTTATCGATACACTTATTGCTGATGAGGCTAAGTTTAATAAGGCCATGGAGTTAATTGCCACTAATTATGGGGCTGTGAAAATTTTCGGTACTTATCAAAGTAGAAAATAA
- a CDS encoding pyridoxal phosphate-dependent aminotransferase, which produces MKGFSDRLGEVQEYYFSKKLKEVQKLRECGKPIINMGIGSPDLPPDKSVIEALKQTADSSSGHGYQSYQGTPELRNAISAFYDRNYQVSLDPGSEVLPLMGSKEGIMHVSMAFLNEGDEVLVPNPGYPTYTSVTKLLNAIPVYYSLNEGDNWAPDWEELEAMNLSKVKLMWVNYPHMPTGANGNDALFKKLIEFAKKHNILLVHDNPYSFILNDTPKSILAIPEAKDHALELNSLSKTFNIPGWRVGMLAGRKDYLEAVLRVKSNMDSGMFLGLQAGAVAALNLNQSWIKNMNALYARRKALVLEMATLLRLEVNEDAVGMFVWGKVPEGKKATEIVDQLLYDYDIFITPGLIFGSNGASYVRFSLCIDESKIKEAIARLKKH; this is translated from the coding sequence ATGAAAGGATTTTCGGACAGACTCGGAGAGGTTCAGGAATACTATTTCTCCAAAAAGCTCAAAGAAGTTCAAAAACTCAGGGAATGTGGGAAGCCCATTATTAATATGGGTATAGGGAGTCCTGATCTCCCCCCGGATAAAAGCGTTATTGAGGCGTTGAAGCAGACGGCTGATTCTTCATCCGGACATGGATATCAATCTTACCAAGGAACTCCTGAGTTAAGAAATGCGATTTCAGCCTTTTATGATAGAAATTATCAGGTGTCGCTAGATCCTGGTTCTGAAGTTTTGCCTTTAATGGGGTCGAAAGAAGGGATCATGCATGTTTCAATGGCTTTCCTAAATGAAGGGGATGAGGTTCTCGTTCCCAATCCGGGATATCCTACTTATACTTCTGTGACCAAATTACTTAATGCCATTCCTGTTTATTATTCGCTGAACGAAGGGGATAATTGGGCGCCTGATTGGGAGGAATTGGAGGCAATGAATCTTTCTAAAGTGAAGTTGATGTGGGTAAATTACCCTCATATGCCTACAGGAGCCAATGGGAATGATGCTTTGTTTAAGAAGTTGATTGAATTTGCTAAAAAACACAATATTCTTTTGGTACATGACAATCCCTATAGCTTTATTTTAAATGATACCCCAAAAAGTATATTGGCAATTCCGGAGGCAAAGGACCATGCTTTAGAGTTAAACTCCTTAAGCAAAACCTTTAATATCCCGGGATGGAGAGTTGGAATGCTTGCCGGTCGAAAAGATTATTTGGAGGCGGTTTTAAGAGTGAAAAGCAATATGGATTCAGGAATGTTTTTGGGATTACAGGCCGGAGCTGTTGCTGCCCTTAATCTAAATCAGTCTTGGATCAAGAACATGAATGCCCTATACGCCCGAAGAAAAGCTTTGGTTTTGGAAATGGCAACATTATTGCGTCTGGAAGTAAACGAAGATGCTGTAGGCATGTTTGTTTGGGGGAAAGTGCCTGAAGGTAAAAAAGCTACAGAAATTGTGGATCAATTGCTTTATGATTATGATATTTTCATTACCCCAGGTTTAATATTTGGAAGCAATGGGGCTTCATATGTTCGGTTTTCTTTGTGCATAGATGAAAGTAAAATTAAAGAAGCCATTGCAAGGTTAAAAAAACACTAA
- a CDS encoding prephenate dehydrogenase, with protein MKKIHIIGLGLLGGSFALATKKAKPEMEITGFDSDEQNIAIALEMGLIAKSLSVPDKDTDLVILATPVDTLFDLLVKTLDQIGEHTLVMDFGSTKDQLCRQITEHPKRAQYLAVHPIAGTENSGPKAAKEDLFDGNVMIICEMEKTDVHLKGMAYDIFDALNLRLRFMDPKDHDLHLAFVSHLSHATSFVLGKTVIDKTADERNILDMAGSGFASTVRLAKSSPEMWGPIFIENKTNVLEALNSYIDHLAVFRDKIEAGDIQGLKDEMLEANKIRNILNFTE; from the coding sequence ATGAAAAAGATACATATCATAGGATTGGGATTGTTGGGAGGTTCTTTTGCCCTGGCAACAAAAAAAGCAAAACCTGAAATGGAGATCACAGGTTTTGATAGCGACGAGCAAAATATAGCAATTGCTTTGGAAATGGGACTTATTGCTAAATCTCTTTCCGTTCCGGATAAGGATACGGATTTGGTGATTTTAGCAACACCAGTTGATACTTTATTTGATCTTTTGGTTAAAACCTTGGATCAAATTGGTGAGCATACCCTTGTAATGGATTTTGGGTCTACCAAAGACCAGCTTTGCCGTCAAATTACTGAGCACCCTAAAAGAGCTCAATACTTGGCAGTGCATCCAATTGCGGGTACTGAAAATTCAGGTCCCAAAGCAGCAAAGGAAGACCTTTTTGATGGGAATGTGATGATCATTTGCGAAATGGAAAAAACAGATGTACACCTTAAGGGGATGGCCTATGATATTTTTGATGCGCTCAACCTCAGGTTGCGCTTTATGGACCCAAAAGATCATGACCTTCATCTTGCTTTTGTTTCACACCTTTCTCACGCAACCTCCTTCGTCTTGGGGAAAACGGTTATTGATAAAACCGCTGATGAAAGAAATATTCTGGACATGGCAGGAAGTGGCTTTGCTTCCACAGTTAGGCTGGCCAAAAGCTCTCCCGAAATGTGGGGCCCTATTTTTATTGAAAATAAAACCAATGTGCTTGAAGCCCTGAATAGCTATATTGACCATCTTGCAGTCTTCAGAGATAAAATTGAAGCAGGTGATATTCAGGGTTTGAAGGATGAAATGTTAGAGGCCAATAAAATTAGAAATATTCTGAATTTCACAGAATAA
- a CDS encoding arginine deiminase has product MHLTINSEFATLKEVIVHRPGREIDRLTPYNKHLLLFEDVPYLEEMQREHDVFTKLIREKCGAEVYYFDKLLGDILSDDKLRYELIREALAVSRLDHLTDELLGVLTQEQCVQALIAGIKVHEVRGSVSSNALADLLDLAFLIPPCPNLYFQRDTAAILPGGIVFSSMRLAERQREANMVRKIFENHSLFKNKIHQIYPGTSNNHNHSIEGGDVIILSDKAAAIGCSERTDEKAVYHVAKSLIADGPIERVYEVHLPKKRNFMHLDTVFTILDKNRVLTYPDALQAVQHISVYTRKEDKSEVVNIKRTVLKSTLREVLKKEIDNLEIIGTDKVNQEYALREQWFDGANVFTIGPGQVISYNRNKHTNQALRDYGIEVFEMPSSELSRGLGGPRCMSLPIARSEG; this is encoded by the coding sequence ATGCATTTGACCATAAATTCTGAATTCGCGACATTAAAGGAGGTAATTGTCCATAGACCCGGGCGAGAAATTGATCGTTTGACACCCTATAACAAACACTTGCTTTTGTTTGAGGACGTTCCCTATCTGGAAGAAATGCAAAGGGAGCATGATGTTTTTACCAAGCTGATCCGTGAAAAGTGTGGGGCGGAGGTTTACTATTTCGATAAATTATTGGGAGATATCCTTTCCGATGACAAATTAAGATATGAGTTAATAAGGGAGGCTTTGGCTGTTTCCAGACTGGATCACCTTACCGATGAATTATTGGGTGTACTCACCCAAGAACAATGCGTACAAGCCTTGATTGCCGGAATTAAAGTTCATGAGGTCAGGGGCAGTGTAAGTTCGAATGCTTTGGCAGACTTATTGGATCTGGCTTTTTTAATTCCGCCATGCCCCAATTTGTATTTCCAACGGGATACCGCAGCCATTTTACCCGGTGGAATTGTTTTTTCAAGCATGCGTTTGGCGGAGCGTCAAAGAGAGGCCAATATGGTCCGTAAGATTTTTGAGAATCATTCCTTATTCAAAAACAAAATTCATCAAATTTATCCGGGGACATCAAACAATCATAACCATTCCATAGAGGGTGGTGATGTTATCATTCTTTCAGACAAGGCAGCAGCCATAGGCTGTTCAGAGAGAACGGATGAAAAGGCGGTTTACCATGTGGCCAAAAGCTTAATTGCCGATGGCCCCATCGAAAGGGTGTATGAAGTTCACCTTCCTAAAAAGAGAAATTTCATGCATTTGGATACGGTTTTCACCATTTTAGATAAAAATAGGGTCCTAACCTACCCTGATGCACTTCAGGCAGTTCAGCACATCTCTGTTTATACCAGAAAAGAGGATAAAAGTGAGGTTGTAAATATTAAACGGACGGTTTTAAAAAGCACCTTACGGGAAGTGCTCAAAAAGGAAATTGACAATTTGGAAATAATAGGTACTGACAAGGTAAATCAAGAATATGCCTTAAGAGAACAATGGTTTGATGGGGCTAATGTATTTACAATTGGTCCCGGACAGGTCATTTCTTACAACCGAAACAAGCACACCAACCAGGCTTTGAGAGATTATGGAATAGAAGTGTTTGAAATGCCTTCATCAGAACTTTCCAGAGGTCTTGGAGGACCTAGGTGTATGAGTTTACCTATTGCCAGGTCTGAGGGTTAA
- a CDS encoding putative LPS assembly protein LptD, which produces MLSFFGHIVWAQESGNERTSELELSSPDTLGTPEARLDTLLPVLPDSILNIRPSDLDTTLNKPKGDIQTTINYYAEDSIVSDFAQNKVFLYKGAWFEYGNIRLDADYIAIDWKKNELYASGLKDSLGVFQGTPMFKEGNSVYEIRKEMRYNFKSQKAIITDVVTQQDEGLLRGAVVKKDNEGSVYLSKGFYTTCDLVEPHWHISSSKIKSVRGKHIISGPFNLYFNNIPTPLGLPFGVIPDTPEEKASGIIFPSYGEEQLRGFFLRDFGYYFAFNDYVHTRVTGEVYSKGGYGLKTASVYNKRYRYKGGLNIDYQKFKSPETAEVPLEYNAFWFRWNHTPETRGNSRFSASANFGTKSYNDNILNQGNFIQNQQSDFSSNISYSKTFTGTPFSMSANLRHSQNQVTDEVNLLLPDIAVNMNRQNPFKNVKFEPLKTLNVSWNFNAQNSINNEITTELGVDPGLQQELEELGETSTPDVIPFSFANLPELLRNADNGFRNTVPISSNFSLFRFFTGTASMNFTELWYLERINYYYNPQEERLDQILESGFNRVNYYNSSFNLSTNIYGFYTFKKGSKIEAIRHHMQPSFGFSSTPDFSDPKYGYYQEVQTDASGTLRRLSRYSGFIYGGAPLGESKSLNISIRNVLEAKVKTESDTAEATTKKVPILQSLNISTNYNFAADSFNLAPISFSTRTSLFDKKLSVNLSTTLDPYATGTYTNGEEVTTARVNNFAWKNGQGLGTIRRASLNINGSFNPSKTEKSPGEVRDELTNDFLNQGGQMNDFVENEINRIANDPSQYIDWSIPWNMTYSYNLSYSKAATGTKNVTQAINISGDISLSDKWKINFSSGYDLSTAEITQTMIGMARDLHCWQMNVNWVPFGRFTSYNIDIRVKSNILRDLKVSRRRSFFDSF; this is translated from the coding sequence ATGCTCTCCTTCTTTGGGCATATTGTGTGGGCCCAAGAATCCGGCAATGAAAGAACTTCTGAACTAGAACTCTCATCTCCTGACACTTTGGGGACCCCTGAAGCCAGGCTTGACACCCTTTTACCTGTTCTTCCAGATAGCATTCTAAACATCCGCCCATCTGATTTAGATACTACGCTAAATAAACCAAAAGGTGACATCCAAACCACAATCAATTATTACGCCGAAGACAGTATCGTTTCAGACTTTGCGCAAAATAAAGTGTTTCTGTACAAAGGTGCATGGTTTGAGTATGGAAATATTCGTTTAGATGCAGATTATATCGCCATAGATTGGAAAAAGAATGAACTCTACGCTTCTGGGCTTAAAGATAGTCTTGGCGTTTTTCAGGGTACACCCATGTTTAAAGAAGGCAATAGTGTGTATGAAATCCGCAAAGAGATGCGCTATAACTTCAAAAGTCAGAAAGCCATTATTACAGATGTGGTAACGCAACAAGATGAAGGACTTCTAAGAGGAGCTGTTGTAAAAAAAGACAATGAAGGTTCCGTTTACCTAAGTAAGGGTTTCTATACTACTTGTGACTTGGTGGAACCTCATTGGCACATCTCCTCCTCCAAAATAAAATCAGTACGTGGCAAACACATAATATCCGGCCCTTTTAACTTGTATTTTAACAATATCCCGACCCCCCTAGGGCTTCCGTTTGGAGTGATTCCTGATACTCCTGAAGAAAAAGCATCCGGCATAATCTTTCCTTCCTATGGTGAAGAACAGTTGAGAGGTTTCTTTTTAAGGGATTTTGGGTATTACTTTGCTTTCAATGACTATGTCCATACAAGGGTTACCGGTGAGGTCTATTCCAAAGGAGGATATGGATTAAAAACAGCCTCAGTCTACAACAAAAGATATCGATATAAAGGTGGATTAAATATTGATTATCAAAAATTTAAAAGCCCGGAAACTGCAGAAGTACCCCTAGAGTACAATGCTTTTTGGTTTAGGTGGAACCACACGCCTGAAACCAGAGGCAATTCCAGATTTTCTGCATCTGCTAACTTCGGTACCAAATCCTATAATGACAATATCCTAAATCAGGGTAATTTTATACAAAACCAACAGTCTGATTTTTCTTCAAATATCTCTTACAGTAAGACCTTTACGGGTACACCGTTTAGTATGTCCGCAAACTTAAGGCATTCTCAAAATCAGGTAACTGACGAAGTAAATCTTCTCCTTCCTGACATAGCTGTAAACATGAATCGGCAAAACCCTTTTAAGAACGTCAAATTTGAACCACTTAAAACCTTAAATGTATCGTGGAATTTCAATGCCCAAAACTCTATCAATAATGAAATTACTACGGAATTGGGAGTAGACCCCGGCCTCCAACAGGAGCTCGAAGAATTAGGAGAAACCTCCACTCCGGATGTAATACCTTTTTCATTTGCCAATTTACCTGAACTGTTAAGAAACGCCGACAATGGCTTCAGAAATACGGTACCTATTTCTTCCAACTTTAGTCTTTTTCGGTTCTTTACAGGAACCGCCTCGATGAACTTTACTGAACTTTGGTACTTAGAGAGAATAAATTACTACTACAACCCTCAAGAAGAAAGGCTGGATCAAATTCTAGAAAGTGGATTTAATAGAGTAAATTATTACAACAGCTCTTTTAACCTTTCTACAAATATCTATGGTTTCTATACCTTTAAAAAAGGATCAAAAATTGAAGCCATTAGACATCATATGCAACCTTCATTCGGATTCTCTAGTACACCGGACTTTTCTGACCCCAAATACGGGTATTACCAAGAAGTTCAAACAGATGCCAGTGGCACCTTACGACGCCTCTCTAGGTATTCAGGCTTTATCTATGGAGGTGCTCCTCTGGGAGAATCAAAATCTTTAAACATAAGCATTAGGAATGTTTTAGAGGCAAAGGTGAAAACTGAAAGTGACACAGCAGAAGCTACAACGAAAAAAGTCCCGATACTTCAATCTCTTAATATCTCAACCAATTACAACTTTGCTGCGGACTCTTTTAATCTGGCACCTATTAGTTTCAGCACCAGAACTTCACTTTTTGACAAAAAACTATCTGTAAACTTAAGCACAACACTGGACCCCTATGCCACAGGAACCTATACCAATGGAGAAGAAGTCACCACGGCTAGGGTAAATAATTTTGCTTGGAAAAATGGACAAGGACTTGGTACAATAAGAAGGGCATCTCTTAATATCAATGGAAGTTTTAATCCAAGTAAGACAGAAAAATCCCCCGGGGAAGTTAGGGATGAGCTTACCAATGACTTCTTAAACCAAGGTGGCCAGATGAATGATTTTGTAGAAAATGAAATCAATCGAATTGCGAATGACCCAAGCCAGTATATTGATTGGTCCATTCCTTGGAACATGACTTATAGTTATAATTTAAGTTATAGTAAAGCAGCCACAGGAACTAAAAATGTTACTCAAGCCATCAATATATCCGGGGATATCAGCCTGTCGGATAAATGGAAGATAAATTTCAGCAGTGGGTATGATCTTTCAACTGCCGAAATCACCCAAACCATGATAGGTATGGCCAGAGATTTACACTGCTGGCAAATGAATGTCAATTGGGTTCCCTTTGGAAGATTTACATCCTATAACATAGACATTCGAGTGAAATCCAACATCTTGCGAGACTTAAAGGTTTCACGAAGACGGTCATTCTTCGATAGCTTCTAA
- a CDS encoding N-acetylmuramoyl-L-alanine amidase family protein: MKRTKVKNILLISSLLVAIVLVGFIPSEEKKTEFKLRRIVIDAGHGGKDPGTLGRMSKEKDVALAIALKVGGYINELLPDVEVIYTRKTDVFIELKERANIANRNRADLFVSIHCNAINSTKAFGTETYVMGNKNFNANFEIVKRENAVILLEDDYQENYEGFDPKSPESYIMFNLMQKAYFANSLSLAGKIEKDFSTRVNRHSRGVKQAPFYVLWTTSMPSVLIETGFLSNPSEEKYLNSKSGQTYVASGIFRAIKAYKEELEAI, from the coding sequence ATGAAACGAACCAAAGTGAAAAATATTCTTTTAATTTCATCGCTCTTAGTAGCAATTGTTTTAGTTGGGTTTATTCCTTCCGAGGAAAAGAAAACAGAGTTTAAGTTAAGGAGGATCGTAATTGATGCCGGGCATGGAGGTAAGGATCCTGGAACACTTGGCAGAATGTCCAAAGAAAAAGACGTAGCACTTGCGATTGCATTAAAGGTTGGAGGCTATATAAATGAGTTGCTTCCAGACGTAGAAGTAATCTATACCCGAAAAACGGATGTTTTTATTGAGCTTAAAGAACGAGCAAATATTGCCAATAGAAACAGGGCGGATCTCTTTGTATCCATCCATTGTAATGCCATCAATTCGACCAAAGCCTTTGGTACGGAAACCTATGTGATGGGAAATAAAAATTTCAATGCTAATTTTGAAATTGTTAAAAGAGAAAATGCCGTAATTTTACTTGAGGACGACTACCAAGAGAATTATGAAGGTTTTGACCCTAAATCTCCTGAATCCTATATTATGTTTAATTTGATGCAGAAAGCCTATTTTGCAAATAGCCTTTCATTGGCAGGGAAAATTGAAAAAGATTTTTCTACACGGGTAAACAGGCATTCGCGGGGAGTAAAACAAGCTCCATTCTATGTGTTATGGACCACCAGTATGCCAAGTGTTTTGATTGAAACAGGATTTTTGTCTAATCCATCAGAGGAAAAATACCTTAATAGTAAGAGTGGGCAGACCTATGTTGCCTCGGGGATTTTTAGGGCGATTAAGGCATATAAGGAGGAATTGGAGGCTATTTGA
- a CDS encoding transglutaminase-like domain-containing protein yields the protein MTDKELNALVSLLDDGDQEIKEHVRDKILSLGNQIIPFLENKWEGSFNPELQKEIEEIVHDMQLNLLKERLSNWKNSQERELLEGLWIVNTYLYPDLEFDQLNALMQQIYFDVWTNFKNELSVYDKIKLINNVLFNDLKFSANTKNFHSPANSMLKTVLETKKGNPISLCSVYLLVAKKLGLPVYGVNLPNLFVLTYQSGKFNFYINAFNKGLIFTKQDINNYLDHLKVDPKPEYYEPCENIEIIRRVIRNLIFSFEKIGDLDKSKEVNQLLKIVNQA from the coding sequence ATGACAGATAAAGAATTAAACGCTCTTGTATCTTTATTGGATGATGGTGATCAGGAAATAAAGGAACATGTTAGGGATAAAATACTCTCTCTGGGTAATCAGATCATACCTTTTCTTGAAAATAAATGGGAAGGCTCCTTCAATCCTGAACTGCAAAAAGAGATAGAGGAAATTGTCCATGACATGCAATTGAACTTGCTGAAAGAAAGGTTGAGCAATTGGAAAAATTCTCAAGAAAGAGAATTGTTGGAAGGTTTATGGATTGTCAATACTTACTTATATCCGGATTTAGAGTTTGATCAATTGAATGCTTTGATGCAGCAAATTTATTTCGACGTTTGGACAAATTTCAAGAATGAATTGTCCGTTTACGATAAAATTAAATTGATCAACAATGTGCTGTTTAATGACTTGAAATTTTCAGCCAATACTAAAAATTTTCATAGCCCGGCCAATAGCATGCTTAAAACAGTGTTGGAGACCAAGAAAGGCAATCCCATAAGCCTTTGCTCAGTTTACCTGTTGGTGGCGAAAAAACTAGGGCTCCCTGTTTATGGGGTTAACTTACCTAATCTTTTTGTGTTGACTTACCAGTCAGGAAAGTTTAATTTTTATATCAATGCCTTCAACAAGGGGCTTATTTTTACCAAACAGGATATCAACAATTATCTTGATCACCTAAAGGTGGATCCCAAACCTGAATATTATGAGCCGTGTGAAAACATTGAAATTATCAGGAGAGTAATCCGTAACCTTATATTCTCTTTTGAGAAAATAGGAGATTTAGATAAATCTAAAGAGGTCAATCAGCTACTGAAAATTGTGAATCAGGCCTAA